From Coffea arabica cultivar ET-39 chromosome 10e, Coffea Arabica ET-39 HiFi, whole genome shotgun sequence, one genomic window encodes:
- the LOC113711273 gene encoding anaphase-promoting complex subunit 11 → MCCSPLRWHAVASWTWDAQDETCGICRMAFDGCCPDCKLPGDDCPLIWGACNHAFHLHCILKWVNSQTPQAHCPMCRREWQFKG, encoded by the exons ATGTGTTGTTCGCCTCTTAG ATGGCATGCTGTTGCATCATGGACATGGGATGCGCAAGATGAGACGTGTGGGATTTGTCGGATGGCGTTTGATGGTTGTTGTCCTGATTGTAAACTTCCCGGGGATGATTGCCCTTTGA TCTGGGGTGCTTGCAACCATGCATTTCATCTTCATTGCATTTTAAAGTGGGTCAACTCACAGACTCCTCAAGCCCATTGTCCAATGTGCCGAAGGGAGTGGCAGTTTAAAGGATGA
- the LOC113711017 gene encoding glycosyltransferase family protein 64 C3-like isoform X1, with the protein MKNFKAMLILTLVLMSSFDFLILVFSLRLNPNSSDLCDNKVDPRTLRLDQMTVVISGYSEHRIPLLQSIAARYSAAASVSSILILWCNPATPTQTISQLSKNLSHYSTVNAPISVIHETTASLNSRFYPRESIDTRAVLICDDDVELDSSSIDFAFNIWKSNPNRLIGFFARSHAYDLSTKSWIYTISSDKYSIILTKAMVMKWEYLWEYSCGGGKVNEELRKIVDAERNCEDILMNFVVADKVNAGPILAGAERVRDWGDARNEGGVGKEEREAGLSSRRGEHRKRRGDCIREFHRVLGRMPLRYSYGKLVKSVGEQGLCEKSGKLVYCDQQVFK; encoded by the coding sequence ATGAAAAACTTCAAAGCCATGCTCATCCTAACCTTAGTCCTAATGTCCTCATTTGACTTCCTTATTTTGGTCTTCTCACTCCGACTTAATCCAAACAGCTCTGATTTATGTGACAATAAAGTGGACCCTCGGACTCTCCGACTAGACCAAATGACGGTGGTGATAAGTGGCTACTCAGAGCACAGAATCCCACTCCTCCAATCCATTGCTGCCAGGTATTCAGCAGCTGCATCAGTCTCATCCATCCTAATATTGTGGTGCAATCCCGCTACTCCAACCCAAACCATCTCCCAACTCTCCAAGAACCTATCCCATTACTCAACCGTAAATGCCCCCATCTCTGTCATCCATGAAACCACTGCAAGCTTAAATTCGCGATTCTATCCCAGGGAATCAATTGACACCCGTGCTGTCCTCATCTGTGATGATGATGTGGAACTTGATTCCAGTTCCATTGACTTTGCATTCAACATTTGGAAATCAAATCCTAATCGTTTGATTGGTTTCTTTGCTAGATCACATGCATATGATTTGAGTACCAAGTCTTGGATCTACACTATCAGCAGCGATAAGTATTCCATTATACTCACCAAGGCCATGGTCATGAAATGGGAATACTTATGGGAATACAGTTGTGGAGGTGGGAAAGTAAATGAAGAGCTGCGGAAAATTGTGGATGCTGAAAGGAATTGTGAGGATATTCTAATGAATTTTGTTGTGGCAGACAAGGTAAATGCAGGGCCCATATTAGCAGGAGCCGAGAGAGTGAGGGACTGGGGGGATGCAAGGAATGAAGGCGGGGTGGGGAAGGAGGAGAGGGAGGCTGGGTTGAGCAGCAGGAGAGGGGAGCATCGGAAAAGGAGAGGGGACTGCATCAGAGAGTTCCATAGGGTTCTAGGCAGAATGCCTTTGAGATATAGTTATGGGAAGTTAGTAAAATCAGTCGGTGAACAAGGGCTTTGTGAGAAGAGTGGCAAGCTGGTGTATTGTGACCAGCAGGTTttcaagtaa
- the LOC113711017 gene encoding glycosyltransferase family protein 64 C3-like isoform X2, whose translation MKNFKAMLILTLVLMSSFDFLILVFSLRLNPNSSDLCDNKVDPRTLRLDQMTVVISGYSEHRIPLLQSIAARSHAYDLSTKSWIYTISSDKYSIILTKAMVMKWEYLWEYSCGGGKVNEELRKIVDAERNCEDILMNFVVADKVNAGPILAGAERVRDWGDARNEGGVGKEEREAGLSSRRGEHRKRRGDCIREFHRVLGRMPLRYSYGKLVKSVGEQGLCEKSGKLVYCDQQVFK comes from the exons ATGAAAAACTTCAAAGCCATGCTCATCCTAACCTTAGTCCTAATGTCCTCATTTGACTTCCTTATTTTGGTCTTCTCACTCCGACTTAATCCAAACAGCTCTGATTTATGTGACAATAAAGTGGACCCTCGGACTCTCCGACTAGACCAAATGACGGTGGTGATAAGTGGCTACTCAGAGCACAGAATCCCACTCCTCCAATCCATTGCTGCCAG ATCACATGCATATGATTTGAGTACCAAGTCTTGGATCTACACTATCAGCAGCGATAAGTATTCCATTATACTCACCAAGGCCATGGTCATGAAATGGGAATACTTATGGGAATACAGTTGTGGAGGTGGGAAAGTAAATGAAGAGCTGCGGAAAATTGTGGATGCTGAAAGGAATTGTGAGGATATTCTAATGAATTTTGTTGTGGCAGACAAGGTAAATGCAGGGCCCATATTAGCAGGAGCCGAGAGAGTGAGGGACTGGGGGGATGCAAGGAATGAAGGCGGGGTGGGGAAGGAGGAGAGGGAGGCTGGGTTGAGCAGCAGGAGAGGGGAGCATCGGAAAAGGAGAGGGGACTGCATCAGAGAGTTCCATAGGGTTCTAGGCAGAATGCCTTTGAGATATAGTTATGGGAAGTTAGTAAAATCAGTCGGTGAACAAGGGCTTTGTGAGAAGAGTGGCAAGCTGGTGTATTGTGACCAGCAGGTTttcaagtaa